CGCCTCCGTGTCACTGACCAGATCGACCGCTCGCGCGTGGAACGCGCCCTGCGTGCCGCCCAGGCGTGGGACTTCGTCAACAGCCTTGACAACGGGATGGACACTCAGGTTGAGTCCGGGGGTAAAAACCTCTCCGGCGGCCAACGCCAGCGCCTGACAATCGCTCGCGCTCTGTACCGCTGCCTTCCAGATGCATCTGGGCATCGCACCGCTGACCTGCTGATCTTCGACGATTCCTTCTCCGCCCTGGACTTTGCCACCGACGCCGCTCTGCGCCTCGGGCTACGTGAAGCAGTGGGTGATGTGGCGATCCTGATTGTGGCGCAACGCGTTGCCACGATTCGGCAATCCGATGCCATCCTCGTTCTTGAGGCTGGCCAGACCGCCGGGATAGGCACGCATGAACAGCTCATGGCTTCGTGCAGCACATATCAAGAGATCGTTTCCTCCCAACTATCTGCAGAGGAGGCCGCATAATGCCACCACATTCCGGAGGCGGTGGAGCCGAACCCTACTCCAAGTCCCGTGACCTGTCTGGGTCGATCCGGCGGCTCCTCGTACTCATTGCGCCAGCCCGCCTGCAGATCGCAGCAATCCTGATCATGTCCCTTGTTGGCACAGCTGGCACCGTTGCTGCACCGAAGCTGCTGGGCGATGCAACCAATATAGTGGTCGATGCTGTTAGCGCCCATCAGGCTGTCGACTTCGAAAGGCTGGGCCGCCTTCTGCTCATCGTGGTCGGCTGTTACGCGATAGCCGGGATTCTTCAGTTCAGCGCCGGTGCGATCATACGCATTGTTGTTCAGAACTTGGGGTACAAGCTTCGCGCGGATGCCCACCACAAGATCAACCGTCTACCTTTGTCGTATCTAGACAAACAGCAGCGCGGCGACCTCCTTTCCCGAGTCACAAATGACATCGACAACGTCACACAGACTCTCATGCAAACCTTCAGCCAGCTCATCAACGCGATCTATCAGCTCATTGGAATCCTCGCCATGATGCTCTGGATCTCGTGGAGTCTCGCCCTCTTATCAGCGACAGTGCTGCCGCTAGGTGTGGTGGCTACACTGGCGATCTTGCGCCGATCCCGGCCGCAGTTCCGTGCGCAGTGGAAGATGACGGGCGAGGTGTCTGCCATTGTCGAAGAATCGTTCACTGGCCTCGACGTCGTCTCCGCATACAACCTTCAGGACCAGTTCGAAGACGTCTTTGAAGAGGCCAACACCAAGCTCTTCAATGCGGGCTTCCGTGGCCAAGTCCTCTCCCAGATGTCTCAGCCCGTCATGACCTTCGTGACCAACTTATCCTTCGTGGTGGTCTCCGTTGCAGGTGCGCTTCAGGTGATCCACGGAAGTCTGACTATTGGCGGTATTCAGGCATTCATTCAGTATTCGCGGCAACTAGGTAACCCCATCCAGACCGTGGCCTCAATGGCCAACCTCATTCAGTCGGGCGCGGCATCGGGCGAACGCGTGTTTGACTTCCTTGACACCCCGGAAATGGATGAGGATGCCACTGCCGTCTACGAAGATGTGGTTGCCGCAGATGAACGCAAGGGAAACATCGAGTTCCGCAACGTCAGGTTCAGCTACGACCCCGGCAAACCGGTGATCAATGATCTCTCACTTCACGTGCACCGCGGCCAGTCAATCGCGATTGTGGGGCCAACCGGTGCCGGGAAAACAACCCTCGTCAACTTGCTCATGCGATTCTACGAAATCGACAGCGGACAGATTCTGCTCGACGGCGTCTCCACCGCCAGCATCTCAAAGGACTCATTGCGTGCACGCATGGGAATGGTTCTCCAAGACACCTGGCTGTTTGAAGGAACAATCGAAGAGAACATCGCTTTTGGCCAAGAAGACGCCACACATGCCGACGTCGTCGAAGCGGCACGTATCACTGGGATCGACCGGATGATCCGGCAACTACCTCGTGGGTACGCCACACCTGTGGACGATGAAGGTGGCAACATCTCGGCAGGAGAAAAGCAACTGCTCACAATCGCGCGAGCATACCTTGCGGATCCGGATATCTTGATCTTGGATGAGGCGACCTCATCAGTGGACACGCGCACAGAGATGCTCGTGCAGCGTGCCATGAACAAACTGCGCAGCGGGCGTACGTCTTTCATCATCGCCCATCGGCTTTCCACGATTCGTGACGCGGACCTCATCATCGTCATGGAACATGGAGACGTGGTTGAGACGGGCAAGCACGATGGGCTCATCGCGGCTGGTGGCGCCTATGCCAGGCTCTACCAATCCCAGTTTGCTGGGACAAAGACCGAGGAATAGACCCGCGCCCATACGCCACACGCCAAGCTCGGGACGTCGGAACCGGCGATCAGGCCGGGACGCCAGAACGGGCGATCAGGCCGGGACGTCGGCCCTCTCTAACGTCTCGGTCAGAATAAGGCGTTCGAGTGCGGCCACGGTTCCAACAGTGCGCCAAGCCAATGCTTGCTCATCAGCCGGTCCCTCACCCCACTCAACGAGTACACACCGCAGCCCATTGGCGGCGGCGCCTTCGATGTCAAAGATACGATCCCCCACCATCAGCGCATCAGTAGTATCTACGCCTTGGTGCCGCAGAGACGTGAGTGCCTCAGCCACGCGAGTCGCCTTTGAACCATTGGTCTCATCAGGGCTTGCACCACAGACAGCATCGAAGAGGTCGGCTATACCGAGGTGATTGATCAGTATGTTGATTGCATTGAGAGGTTTGGACGAAGCGACAGCCACGGGAACACCGCGAGCCTTCAGATTGCGAAGCATTACTTCGATGCCGGGAAACAGTGGAGTGCTCAGCATCTCTTCGAGGTAGCGCTGCCGATACAGCTTGGTCATTCTGGGGATGTCTAGGCCCAATTCCGCAAAGGTATCCGGCAGAGGAGGGCCCACATACTTCAGCAAGGCAGCAGGTTCTAGGTTGATACCTGCGTGTTCTCTGAGAACCTCAGACAGGCACTGCGTGATGATTGGCGCCGAATCCGCCAAAGTTCCGTCAAAGTCGAAGAGTACTGCTCTCAAAGTGTGATTCCTGAAACGTCGCCTGCACCTACCCGTGAAATCTTACGCTTCACAAGGTTGATGACGCTGGTGGGGCCTTCTTCACCACATGGGCCGTCGATCACAACATCGAGCACGCTGCCCAGCCGATCATTGACCTCCCATCCCTCCGTCATCGGATCGGATTCACCCGGCAGAATAAGGGACGAGCTGAGAATGGGCTCTCCCAGCTCGGCAAGGAGTGCTTGAACGATCTTGTGGTCTGGCAGTCTGACTCCAACCGTGTTCTTCTTCGGATTCAAGGTCATCCTCGGGACTTCCTTCGTGGCCTTGAGAATGAACGTATACGGGCCAGGCGTGAGTGACTTGACCAGCCGGAAGTCAGAGTTGTCCACGATCACGAACTTCCCAAGCTGCGCGAAGTTGTGACACAACATGGTGAAATGGTGCTTATCCCCCACGTGTCGGATTGCCTGAATTCGTTCTAGGCCTTCCTTGTTGCCAAGGGAACAACCAATCGCATACCCGGAGTCTGTGGGAAAGGCGATGACCTCACCGGCCCGCACATGATCAATGGCCTTCTCGATGAGCCTCGGCTGGGGATCGATTGGGTGAATCTCAACGTAATGTGCCATCAGTTCTCCTTCGCGGATCGTATTGCTTCTTCAAGCGAGGCAACCTCGCCTTCGTGGCCCTCAAGCGTCAGCTCGCTCAGATAGGCACTCGCTTCAGCTACATGTCCCGATTCGATTGCAGCCCGTACCACCTGTTCCCCGGCTTCGAACACCTGCGTTCCCGGGCGCCAGCGCCCAAGCCCCAAGTTCAGCGCATCATGAGGAAGATCGGCATCGCGCAACACCCGAATACCTGCTGCCAGTGCCTTCCCTGTCGGATCGCGATCCGCAGCAACGGATACACGCCTCAAAGCACCCTCGCGATCTGAGTCCACTGAAAGCCGCGCGAGTTCGACAAGCGGATACCACGCATGTGGTGATGCTCCGATCTCTTCCGCCAACGCCCACAGTGCAAGGTCCGCCGTGATCGGAATTCGAGAGGATGTATCCGCCGTTAGTGGATCGACAGGTTCTGACTGGCGGTCCATGTCGCGAACAAGCTGCGCGAGCTCTTCGAACGCCTCGACATCATTGGGATCAGCCTGCAGCTGGGCACGCAACCCCTCCGCGCGCTGAGCCGTAGCTTGCGCGGATTCCTCCGTATGCTTGAGTAGTTGACGAAGTAGGTCCAGAAACGCCATGCCCTGAGCCTATCCAATTACGAGGGAAGATGTTATGGACTACTCAACTGCACTAACCGCCGCGCGTGAGGCTCTGGCCCGCGACGGCTACGGAATCTCACCCGAAGAAGGGGCTGATTCCACCCCCTCTGACCGCGCGAGTCGAATCGAAATTGGGCCGGGCTTTCGCCTTGATCAGGTCGACGACGTCACGCGCTGGGTTATCGCCGTAGCACTGGAAGCCGCTTCGGACAGGAAGATCAAAGATCACATCGTCTGTGAAGCTTCGACCCTTGCGGAGCTTATTGCTGAAGTTGTGGATCCGGGCCTTGAGGTTTCCGAATCAGGTCGTGATTCCCTGACGCCTCAGCCGTAGTCATCGCGTCTGGAAGCACCTGCCCGATGCGAAAAGTCCCCGCAACTCCCCGGCCGAGTGCCTAAATAGCCTGTTGGCCTGCGTTGCGCATCTCAACCCACGCGATGTAGCCAGCGGATCGGTGCCCCGGCACCGGCATACCGGAATGCCTCTAGTTCGTCGTCCCACGCTTGCCCAAGAGCCAAGTCAAGGAGACGCTGCAGCTCATCCGAGTCGCCTGCAGATTCCTCCAGCGCCGAACGCAACCGGTTCTCCGGAATCACAACATTGCCAGCCAGATCAGTCTGGGCGTAGAAGATCCCAAGTCCGGGTGTACAGGACCACCGGCCGCCTTCACTCACAGGGGTGGGATCCTCGGTAGTTTCAAATCGCAAGTGCTCCCATCCGCCCAGTGCGGAGGCAAGCACGGCTCCCGTGCCAATCTCACCGGTCCACGAAGTCTCTGCCCGGTTCATCCCGGGCAGAGCAGGCTGGTGCGTCCACTCCATGTGCACCTCGTATCCAAGCACGCTGGATACTGCCCATTCAACGTGTGGTTGAACGGCTGGTGGCACCGAGTGGATGAATATGACACCACGTGTGGAGTATTTGTTCATCTTGCGTTCCTCCTGAGAGCGGGTGGCTTTCCCCTTGCTACCCCCTGACAGTGCCGAAACGCGTTTTTAGGCAGGTGCCCGAATCGGAATCTTGCTCATTCCTCAGATACACAGATGATGAGCGCTGACTCGAAAACTCGAACACGTCTACTGTGCCACAGATTACGAGCCAACAGTTACAGAATGCTGATTCTGAGATCAGGTTGGCCGCTGGGTGGCGCTGAATGTGTCCCGCCACGGCAGGCTCCCCCAATGCTGCAACTGGCCGCCGCCTCTGCACCCTACCTCACCGCTGCGCTACATTTCGGCGGCGAAGATCTTCTGAATCGTAGGGTTGCGAAAAGTGAAGCCTGCATCCAGAAGCTTGCCGGGTTGCACGCGTTGAGAAGCTAGAACTGCCTCGGTGCCAAACTCGCCCAGCACAGCTTTGATGGCCCATCCTGGCACTGGCAGAAACGCCGTACGCCCAAGAGCACGCGCAAGTTCCTTGTTCCATTCCTTGTTCTTCACCGGATATGGAGCTGTCAGATTCACCGGACCTGACAGGTGCTCTGCTGCGAACAGAATGGCCCGTGCGATGTCCTCCCCCGAAATGCAGCTCATCCAGTTTCTTCCCCCAGCCAACGGTCCAGCCAGGTTGAAGCGATAGAGGGGCAACACCATTTTGAGGAGCATTCCATCGGTGCCCATGACAAGGCCTGTGCGGAGCTGAACAGTGCGCAAACCAGCATCTGCAGCAGGTTGAGCAGCCTTCTCCCACGCTTCGCACAGTTCGGCCAAGAAACCAGTTCCCGGCGTCGAATCCTCGTCCAGAAGCTCATCACCGCGCGAGCCGTAGAATCCGATTGCAGATCCCGAAAGGAACACAGGACCCTCGGGAGAGCTCCCCATTGAGCCCATTCTTCCGTCCGCGTGGGCCTTAGCCACAGCGTGAGCCAACGTGGAGACCGAGTCCACGCGAGAGCGCCACAGCTTCTCCTTGTAAGCAGCTGTCCATCGCCTACCCAAACTCACGCCGTTAAGGCAGATTACGGCGTCCACTCCATCGAGGACGCCGTCCGCGATGGACCCGGAATCAGGATCCCAGTGCCACGGTGACGACGAATCGCGAACCAGTTGCCTGACAGCCCATCCTTGCCGCGCCGCCTCCCATTTGATGCGGCCTCCCACAAAACCTGAACCACCAGCCAACAACAGCGTGCGTTTGAGATCGCTCATCACAGCTCCCTGATTGCCCTCATCGCTTTCTTGCGAACGGACTTTTCCAGACGGTCGATGTAGAGATGACCATCAAGGTGGTCACATTCGTGCTGAATGCACCGCCCCATGAGCCCATCGCCTTCGACGATCTTCTTTTTTCCGTCCAAATCAATGCCCTCAGCGCGAGCGTACCAAGACCGCTTGCATGGGAACCAGAGTTCAGGGACAGAAAGGCACCCTTCGTCACCATCCTGATAGTGCTCCTCATCCAGAGCAACGATGACAGGGTTGAGGATGTAGTCCACTTTGCCTTCGATGTTCCATGAGAACGCCCGCAATGAGACGCCGATTTGATTTGCTGCGAGTCCTGCACGTCCGTCGTCGTCGACATTCTCAAGGAGGTCTTCAACAAGCGCACGCACACCAGGTGTGATTTCCTTTATGGGTGAGCACGGCGTGCGTAGTACTGGGTCGCCAACAATTCGGATCTCGCGAAATGACATGGTCAGATTCTCTCACATGGGTTAGGGAAAAGAGGCTGCGTGGGGTATGCGCCACGTGTGGTGCCTGCTCCAACTGGACGCAGACCACATGCTGATGGCCGGTCACTTGCGGCGACCGGCCATCTCTTGCTCCCGCGACTGGACTCGAACCAGT
The DNA window shown above is from Changpingibacter yushuensis and carries:
- a CDS encoding HAD family hydrolase: MRAVLFDFDGTLADSAPIITQCLSEVLREHAGINLEPAALLKYVGPPLPDTFAELGLDIPRMTKLYRQRYLEEMLSTPLFPGIEVMLRNLKARGVPVAVASSKPLNAINILINHLGIADLFDAVCGASPDETNGSKATRVAEALTSLRHQGVDTTDALMVGDRIFDIEGAAANGLRCVLVEWGEGPADEQALAWRTVGTVAALERLILTETLERADVPA
- a CDS encoding DUF3145 domain-containing protein gives rise to the protein MNKYSTRGVIFIHSVPPAVQPHVEWAVSSVLGYEVHMEWTHQPALPGMNRAETSWTGEIGTGAVLASALGGWEHLRFETTEDPTPVSEGGRWSCTPGLGIFYAQTDLAGNVVIPENRLRSALEESAGDSDELQRLLDLALGQAWDDELEAFRYAGAGAPIRWLHRVG
- a CDS encoding ABC transporter ATP-binding protein; this translates as MPPHSGGGGAEPYSKSRDLSGSIRRLLVLIAPARLQIAAILIMSLVGTAGTVAAPKLLGDATNIVVDAVSAHQAVDFERLGRLLLIVVGCYAIAGILQFSAGAIIRIVVQNLGYKLRADAHHKINRLPLSYLDKQQRGDLLSRVTNDIDNVTQTLMQTFSQLINAIYQLIGILAMMLWISWSLALLSATVLPLGVVATLAILRRSRPQFRAQWKMTGEVSAIVEESFTGLDVVSAYNLQDQFEDVFEEANTKLFNAGFRGQVLSQMSQPVMTFVTNLSFVVVSVAGALQVIHGSLTIGGIQAFIQYSRQLGNPIQTVASMANLIQSGAASGERVFDFLDTPEMDEDATAVYEDVVAADERKGNIEFRNVRFSYDPGKPVINDLSLHVHRGQSIAIVGPTGAGKTTLVNLLMRFYEIDSGQILLDGVSTASISKDSLRARMGMVLQDTWLFEGTIEENIAFGQEDATHADVVEAARITGIDRMIRQLPRGYATPVDDEGGNISAGEKQLLTIARAYLADPDILILDEATSSVDTRTEMLVQRAMNKLRSGRTSFIIAHRLSTIRDADLIIVMEHGDVVETGKHDGLIAAGGAYARLYQSQFAGTKTEE
- the def gene encoding peptide deformylase — encoded protein: MSFREIRIVGDPVLRTPCSPIKEITPGVRALVEDLLENVDDDGRAGLAANQIGVSLRAFSWNIEGKVDYILNPVIVALDEEHYQDGDEGCLSVPELWFPCKRSWYARAEGIDLDGKKKIVEGDGLMGRCIQHECDHLDGHLYIDRLEKSVRKKAMRAIREL
- a CDS encoding L-threonylcarbamoyladenylate synthase, producing the protein MAHYVEIHPIDPQPRLIEKAIDHVRAGEVIAFPTDSGYAIGCSLGNKEGLERIQAIRHVGDKHHFTMLCHNFAQLGKFVIVDNSDFRLVKSLTPGPYTFILKATKEVPRMTLNPKKNTVGVRLPDHKIVQALLAELGEPILSSSLILPGESDPMTEGWEVNDRLGSVLDVVIDGPCGEEGPTSVINLVKRKISRVGAGDVSGITL
- a CDS encoding TIGR01777 family oxidoreductase, which gives rise to MSDLKRTLLLAGGSGFVGGRIKWEAARQGWAVRQLVRDSSSPWHWDPDSGSIADGVLDGVDAVICLNGVSLGRRWTAAYKEKLWRSRVDSVSTLAHAVAKAHADGRMGSMGSSPEGPVFLSGSAIGFYGSRGDELLDEDSTPGTGFLAELCEAWEKAAQPAADAGLRTVQLRTGLVMGTDGMLLKMVLPLYRFNLAGPLAGGRNWMSCISGEDIARAILFAAEHLSGPVNLTAPYPVKNKEWNKELARALGRTAFLPVPGWAIKAVLGEFGTEAVLASQRVQPGKLLDAGFTFRNPTIQKIFAAEM